CTGGTTAGTATGTATGACCATTCCGATCGAGATGAATCTAGTTTCATTTTGCATACAACATCAATAAAAACTGGAGAATAGAAAGATACATAACCCCCAAGATATAATAGATCATTATGGAATTAATTGATCAATCGATGAAATATTCTCAGTATTTGAAAATGTGGAAGTTCATGCAGATTAAGTAGATGGAGCCTTATTTCACGTGCGGACTAAGCTTCTTTTGGCTCAATTATTATATCCATACTAAATGTTTCAAGATATACCTTAAATATTAACGCCACTCAATTTCATATCTATTTTTGATTGAAAACTTAAAAGAGGTAATTGAACATTATCAGGGTCTGGGAATTGGCGATCAATATTGACGACAACCTTTAGGAGGACTCCAATATTTGGATTTTCACTTCTGGCCATAGTTTAGCAAGTAATAAAGGAAATAGGAAAAAGATTGGCTCCGGTGGTCAATTGTGACTAAATGGCTACAAGTGGGGCTTCTTTGAGCAGCTCCTCAGATGCCTCTCATCGGACGAAGCCCAGTATGTGCTACCAGAGATCTACAAAGGAATATGTACATGTGGGAGCCACTCAGGCAGAAGGGCATTGGCTGCGAGGGTAACTCGGGCTGGGTATTGCTAGCCCCACTCCCTCAGGGATGTAGAGCTTCATGAGGAAGTACCTAAAATGTTAAGACCACAGGCCCATCGCGCGCTGCCCACCACAAGAGCTAACTTCGATCACCTCCCCATGGCCTTTCGCATAGTGGGGCTAGATTTGGTCGGCCCATTCCCAATAGCCACAGGAGGGGCAAAATTCATGGTCGTGGTAATTGACTACTTTACTAAGTGGGTCAAGGCAGAGGCCTTGGCAACCATCACCGCTCGGGCCATCACAAAGTTCATGTGGAAGTCAATAGTCTGCCTATTTGGCATCCCACAAAACTTCATATCAGACAATGGAAGACAGTTTGATTGCTCACATTATCAAAAATGGTGCGCGGAACTCAAGATCAAGGTAAAATATTCATCGCCAAGATACCCACAAGCCAATGGCCAGGTTGAGGCAACCAATAAAACTCTGCAATCTTTTCTTAAGAAAAACCTGGGAGCTCACAAAGGGGGATGGGCTAAAGAACTCTCGGGGGTGTTGTGGGCATACTGAACAACTGTCAGGACCCCCACCGTGAAGACACCCTTCACCCTCACTTATGGAAATGAGGCAGTGATTCTTGTGGAGGTAGGGATGCCCACATTCTGGGtccaacaattcaaccacaagtGCCAACGATGAGAGAATAGCCGAGAGTTTGGATCTTCCAGAGGAAAGGAGGGAGGAAGCAACAGTGCGGACATCAAATAACAAATAGAAATAAGAGCAATACTTCAAAAAGCGGGTCAGGCCACGCTCCTTCAAAGCAGGCAATCTTGTGCTAAGGCAGACTGGGTTACTACCTAGGAAGAAGGGAAACTAGGGCTGTGATGGGaaggcctatatatatcgttagTACTCGAAATTGACCTTGCTATTCGTCATTGATTTCTTCAATCGCCGCTTTTTGAGAAACCAAGATTTTACACGTTTAAACGTAATTGGAGTTCCCTTTAGTTCTTGAATTGTAATATCTATATCATTTATACACATGATATATAGCTAGGGAACTTATAATTAATGACTTCAGTTGGGaatcagctatatatatatatatatatatagctgatcCCCAGTGCCCCATGCTAGCAGACCTAACTAGCCCCACGTTGGCTTTATTGTATTCACCTATCATTCTTACCAAATTCTCGAAAGTCACACCTACAATTCTCACATAAGTTAAGTACTGTATAATTCATGATGTGTCATTGTCCATAACCTGTAAGGGACCATTTTTCAGCCAAGTCATACAAGTTagaattgtttgaatttttcaatTCTTGACAATTAACTACTTGGTCTATGACTCATAAATGGCATGTTGGTGCATGGTCTAATATGAGCAGTAGTCATATCCGAGAAAGTAAAAACGAGATCAACTTGAAAGAATGTTTATCGGGTGACTTTTTCAAGGTCGTATCCGTTACGCGCATAGTTGGAATTTGGAATCATGCATGAGCCTATAAATGCCTCACAACTCTTgttaaaatgatataaagatTGCAAAATCCTAATTTCGAAGGCTCttaagatctctctctctctctctctctctctctctctctctgtgtgtgtgtgtgtgtgtgtgtgtgtgtgtgtgtgtgtgtgataccTGTACCTTATTCTCCATGGAAACAACAAATGCTGCCCTGCAGCCTTCAACTTATGATGGAAAGCTAATCACCGTTCTCAGCATTGATGGTGGTGGAATTAGAGGAGTTATCCCAGGAACTATCCTAACCTTTTTAGAATCTGAGCTGCAGGTCGACTATATTACTCTAgcgacatgcatgcatgttaatACGAAGACCATATTCCACGTTCAGAATATCACgcattccatttttatttttattcgacTCATGCTGATCATAGTAATCATACaccatatatatgcatgcacacGCATGCATAAACACCCACACATTAATTAGTATAGAAACACAAAAACACATATACATTATTTAGATTATATCTTAATTTGTTTGGTTATGGTGCAGAAACTGGACGGTGAAGATGCAAGAATCGCAGATTACTTTGATGTGATTGCAGGGACAAGCACAGGCGGTCTTGTGACTGCCATGCTTACAAGCCCAAATGAAAAGAACCGACCCTTGTTTGCGGCCAAGGATATCAAGGACTTCTACCTAAACCAATGCCCTAAAATATTCCCACAAAACAGGTGaattccatttatttatttttattgtattcaATTCCACAACTCGTGTTACAGTCATTAACATGAACTCGATCATGATATATTTGAATTCCAGTTGTCCATGGTTCCCTCATATTACAAAGATAATGAAAGCTTTATCCGGACCAAAATACGATGGCAAGTATCTACACAGCCTTGTCAAGGAAAAACTTGGAAGCACAAGGTTGCACCAGACATTGACCAATATTGTCATCCCAACATTTGACATCAAGCGGCTCCAGCCAACTGTCTTCTCCAGCTTTGAGGTACGTAGAACTACTATTTAAAATCACGTTTCCATCTTTTCCATTCCCAAGCGAAATGAGGGATTACGATATTGTTCATGACGACCATTGAGTTAGCTAGAAAATTATAACCTTCAGTTGGGGCTGAGTTCTAAGGATGACTTCcaattttaacttaatttttcCATGCACCAGTTGAAGAGAAACCCAAGCTTAGATGCCTTACTCTCGGACGTATGCATCGCAACCTCAGCAGCACCAACTTATCTTCCCGCTCATTACTTTCAAACCAAAGATCCCGCAGGAAAAGTTCGAGAATTTAACCTAGTGGACGGTGGCGTTGCTGCAAATAATCCGGTACGTACGTACATATCATATGATATCATATATCCTACACAAACAAATCTAAATTtccatttcctttttctttagaaGATTCATTTACTAAATTAGtgcattaaataatattctagGCTTTGCTTGCCATCGGTGAAGTAACAAAGGAGGTCACTAAAGGAAATCCAGACTTCCTTCCCATGAAACCGATGGACTATGGAAAGTTTCTGGTAATTTCATTGGGAACTGGATCTTCAAAAGCTGATAAGAATTATAATGCGCATGAGGCAGCTAAGTGGGGCATTTTGAGCTGGCTAACCAATGGTGGTTCCACACCTATTGTCGATATATTTACACAAGCAAGTGCGGATATGGTGGACTTGCACCTTTCCGTTGTTTTCCAAGCCCTTCAGTCAGAGCAAAGCTATCTCCGGATTCaggtatatatttttattattattattcatggcCGCCAATATTTCTCCATATATAATGAATATATGAAATTCAAAAGCCTTTTATCAATTCAACCTTTCTTCATGACTACCTGTCCTGTATTTACAGGACGACAAGTTGACTGGGGATGTCTCTTCTGTGGATATAGCCACAAAGAAGAATTTGGATGATCTTGTGAAAGTTGGTGAAGAATTGCTAAAAGAGCCAGTTTCTAGGGTGAATTTGGAAACTGGACTTTTCGAGCCTTCTAGCCATGAGACTAATGAAGAAGCTCTCAGAAGGTATCTAGCTATATATAActctatataattaattaaactttGACAATTGCTTAATTTGCTgaattctattaattaattagttaattatCACGTTTAGAAACTCGCGTTAgtcaaatgaaatatttatcaaTCTCGATTATTTCTTTCAGGTTCGCGCTAGAACTATCCAAACAGAGGCGGCTTCGCCATGCTAAGTACCCTAATGGACACGCAGCAAATTCCAAATGATGTTACACTTTAAACGATCAAAGAAAATGTTTGTGtcatgaatatatatttgattaattCTTTTGTTGGAAGTTGTGGAAAATTATTGTAAGGTTGAGGTGGGGGCACATAATAATCCACCATTTGACCCAGTCATTCCAAAtgatgtaatttaattttctgttTTGTCTTCGAATTTTTGTGGTGTGATCAATAAAAATAAGGCAATTACCTgccaactatatttttttacagcattttctctCAATCAAATTGCAACTTTCTAGGAACTATGGTTCTTGCATGAAactatgtatataaatatatatatatatatatatatatatatttatatttatatttatatattgcatCATGAGTTCGATCCCCTTCCTTAGTTTCATTCACACTGCCCGCAGTATTTCTGCATCTTTGCCTCAGATTCACTGTCCTCTAGCTAGGGATCGAATGGCCGGTTTAAGTAATAAGATCGATcgaacaattttttttcctttaacgTACAGTATCATCACCAAAccaagctagcatagttcctaAGTGATCTGAATGTGTACActaataatgtataaattaagcatgcatggtgcatgcatgtaaaACGTCACATTTCCtagttgtgaataataataaaatagtttttaaatagtGCAGCAAGATAATTTGTAATTATGAAATGgtttaagttaagatgttttatgggttttggaaaatgtaagaaaaaaaagttgaataaaaatattataaagttaaaatattaatataatgtaattttttaatattatatcactacaagaaacaAGCTTATTTCCGGAGACCAAAACTCGCGGGAAAAAGTGTTTAATTCCAGCTCCTTTCCCAGTTAGCCACAAGATTTCGACTGAAATGAAGATGTTATCTATTTCCGGCTATATTTGTCTTGtaggaaataaaaataacccaatctactcattttttttgtagtgtatatatatatactttagatttgagaaagttaaattgtttttggtattttatttacaagtttgggaaagttcatgtaatgattagatgaaatagttgaaaatttcaaaatttgaaattaaaattaaggtatttgtgtttgaatggtatttagatattgagatgagataagattggATGAGATGGATTGAGACTATATGTGATACCAACCTAGGCCTATAGATgcaatttcatatatttacCGCTGATATTTTGATGTCCAAGTTTATGAATATACGAAAGCGCAGTGCAGATCGCTGATCACTATATAGATTGGAAGTCTCGTTGCACGAACGTGATGCTTGGATTCAATGTAAGTTGAACGCTCGATCGCTTTCATCAACTGCATGCAATTAAAGACTTACacaacattatataatatatatagctctGACTAAGCCAAATGTTCGAGTAATCATGTATTGATTCCTTATAGGCATGGAATTACTTCGGAATTATTGGATTGAGCTCATGGAATTAATTCTGAATATAAACTTCACCATTTGGCATGTTTATAGGTAAGGAAATAGCCCTGCAGACTTCTTGGCAAAGCTAGCGTATGAGGATTGTGCTGCTATTTGGGAGTCTTTGAATATGATCCCTCCTTTACTAAGAGGTTTGATTAGAACTGATAAACTGGGTCTTCCATATATAagattttgattgttttttttctttgtttttggcatGTTAGAAGTTGTTTCTATTTTGGTATTTTGGCTTGTTTTGACACTGGGTTTTGGGTCAGTTTTATAGATATATCTTGTAAACCCCCAAGTGTAATGATGTTACCACGGTATTTATCTGTCATAAGTAAGagcttataaataaatttggaaCAGGACTACCATGTGGGAGGCTACTTGctcttaataaaaaaacaaatgtatTGATTCCTGATTGTGTGACTGAGGACCTGGCGCCACATCCAAGTCAGATTTCTACACTACGGTCGATATTGCATATGTAACTAAGACTGGTACTAATCTTTTATTAATGGTCGAGAGGCCCACAAACTTTAATTTGATTCGAAGAAAACATAGAACACGGGAGGTAACAAGAGTGTTGTACGTATGTGTTTAATAGTGTTTTATTGGACTTCATGGTTAAGGGTGGGTGGCAGGCCACTGCACTCGATTTGTTCGTCCCCTCACCCTGGCCGATCGAGCGCACATGCCCGCACAAGGCCaatgtgcaaccaaagctagctCCGTACAGTTTTGGGAGCCAAGGGATGGGGCTAGACTAAGTTCAAACCTGGCTCAAATAGAACTCTCCAAAATGACgttattttactacatattttattttcataacaacATTCCCCAGCCCTTGCATGTATATCTCCCTCTTTCCTATATCCTCTTTGATCTATCTTCTCTCAGTTTCCCTTCCTCATCCTCTGTTATATCCCATGGTTATCATTACCATCGCCCCAACTCCATGTGATATCCTgtattttagtatatttttattgaatgagtattttaatttaattaaaatattggttcttttgttttaaatttatcggattttagttagatttattttatgatttttttttaagttgtgaaatttattttgaggtactttcttagtattaattattattttgtgtttaaattgctctttaatttgaattagtttatttttagattttaaattatgttgctagtttttactaattatttattttatttttgtcagatactgtgtttaaattattttattcaatttactacttttaaaattatttttcgttggatcagtttcatGACCCAAGATGTGatgattggatctcatttcttttccccatctttttttttttctcttttccctttttccctttttttttttctctgcccCTCTCTCTTCCAACGTGATAGCTTCCCCCTTCCTCCCCCGTTGTTTTCTTTGACCCACCATTGTGCCGCCATGTGCCTGTCGTGTTGCTCACCGCCTCTTTTATCCTCTTCCCCACCTACCGGCGTCCACCCTCCTCTGTTTTTAGCTCCAACTGAGCCACCGTAAAGCCCAATGGCCCAAAATCTTCCCCGCGCCGCCatcggccaccatcttttcatcaCATTATCACCGGTCCTCTAACATCCTAAATCACCCATCCCTAGCTCCGGTCCGTCATCGGTGAAGTTCAACCATCTCCATTTTCAATTTGGCCTTTTTTGGATTTTGACCGCCATTTGCATTGCCACTCATAGCCAACCActacttccattagcttcaccaatacctctaagccattccctagCAATTCCAAATTTTAGTTTGTCCCTATTCAAACGTGggtattttgagacccacggccTTAGTGcgatttgcactgttacgttgccttGCCCCCGCTTCTTACACCTCCGtgatcattcaaaaaatattttatagcactgtaagtatttttttaaagaaattttgagatttaattatatttttgtgctAACTCATATTTATTGTgattttggttggttgtgccggaTTGAGTCTgaagagtttgggggtcggttgGAATTGGCGAATGgagttatttattgtttggttgatgttgagattggTTGGTTATATTTGTGACTTGTCGCATGTATTGCATGATGcacacatgttcatgtttgtgaaatgaaaattgaattttcGCATATTACATGAATGTTCATGTGTCGGAAAATGGAAActagattttcatattaaaGTGGATTtctgggtgcatgtgtatcacaaccccaagttAAGATGGAGCATTATTTCGAtagagctcctttggtcactcgggagtaaaAAATACTGAGTGagatcccctgggttgtcgctggacgaCAACAGGCTCAGACAATACTGTAATGCTATTATGCTGACTCCATGGCTACTTAGCTGGTGGGGACTAAATGATGCCTAGTCATGGTTCGTACTGGGCATAGAGCTGGGTATTGTTCGTTAtgatgtcacatgcgtggtcgttacctactGTGTGGTTTAAGAGtcagagtgtgcagatgatccataggagagatcatggtgcatacattaaaattagattttgggccattttctaggaaaatgac
This sequence is a window from Carya illinoinensis cultivar Pawnee chromosome 9, C.illinoinensisPawnee_v1, whole genome shotgun sequence. Protein-coding genes within it:
- the LOC122277277 gene encoding patatin-like protein 2 yields the protein METTNAALQPSTYDGKLITVLSIDGGGIRGVIPGTILTFLESELQKLDGEDARIADYFDVIAGTSTGGLVTAMLTSPNEKNRPLFAAKDIKDFYLNQCPKIFPQNSCPWFPHITKIMKALSGPKYDGKYLHSLVKEKLGSTRLHQTLTNIVIPTFDIKRLQPTVFSSFELKRNPSLDALLSDVCIATSAAPTYLPAHYFQTKDPAGKVREFNLVDGGVAANNPALLAIGEVTKEVTKGNPDFLPMKPMDYGKFLVISLGTGSSKADKNYNAHEAAKWGILSWLTNGGSTPIVDIFTQASADMVDLHLSVVFQALQSEQSYLRIQDDKLTGDVSSVDIATKKNLDDLVKVGEELLKEPVSRVNLETGLFEPSSHETNEEALRRFALELSKQRRLRHAKYPNGHAANSK